One Ignavibacterium sp. DNA segment encodes these proteins:
- a CDS encoding glycosyltransferase family 2 protein: MTNPEISVIMPVYNAEKYIGEAIQSILNQTFKNFELIIIIDGSTDKSENIVKNFSDKRIRYFSFTNKGVSASRNFGISVASGKFIALMDADDISDSERLERQYNFLIENDHIQIVGTNCMLIDQSGRVIAKKKFPEDHEHIEFLAPLFNSICFPSIMVLKENLLKIGGYKEDLIAAGDLELLLRLLLGGFKVKNIQENLYTYRKVSDSISHKYLHIQKSNHYTNALSYLNTPKIVQKDFRNNFRKGLLEYYYGDISRCRKYLLKSLEEKSVSKLKIFRLLLVSILGHRFISLLRAKGVLPQINKMFYAMFRIDFQKVKET; encoded by the coding sequence ATGACGAATCCTGAAATATCTGTAATTATGCCTGTGTATAATGCAGAAAAATATATTGGAGAAGCCATTCAAAGTATTTTAAATCAGACATTTAAAAACTTTGAATTAATAATTATTATTGATGGTTCAACGGATAAGTCTGAAAACATAGTTAAAAATTTCTCTGATAAAAGGATTAGATATTTTTCTTTTACCAACAAAGGAGTGTCAGCTTCAAGGAATTTTGGGATTTCAGTTGCTTCAGGAAAATTTATCGCATTGATGGATGCAGATGATATTTCTGATAGTGAGAGACTTGAAAGACAGTATAATTTTTTAATAGAAAATGATCATATACAAATAGTTGGGACTAATTGTATGTTAATCGATCAATCCGGAAGAGTAATAGCCAAAAAAAAATTTCCTGAAGATCATGAACATATAGAGTTTTTAGCTCCATTATTTAACTCAATATGCTTTCCTTCAATAATGGTATTAAAAGAAAACTTATTAAAAATTGGAGGATACAAAGAGGATTTAATTGCTGCTGGTGATCTTGAATTATTATTACGACTTTTGCTTGGTGGATTTAAAGTTAAAAACATACAAGAGAATTTATATACGTACAGAAAAGTTAGTGATTCAATATCTCATAAATACTTACACATTCAGAAGTCAAATCACTACACCAATGCCTTAAGTTATTTAAATACTCCTAAAATTGTTCAAAAGGATTTTAGAAATAATTTTAGAAAAGGATTACTTGAATACTACTATGGTGATATTTCACGCTGCCGAAAATATCTACTTAAATCACTGGAAGAAAAGTCAGTCTCAAAATTGAAAATCTTCAGATTATTACTGGTATCAATTTTAGGGCATAGATTTATCAGCTTATTAAGAGCTAAAGGTGTTCTGCCGCAAATTAACAAAATGTTTTATGCAATGTTTCGAATAGATTTTCAGAAAGTTAAAGAAACTTAG
- a CDS encoding glycosyltransferase family A protein — MNFAITVLMTTYNCGKYISQAIKSILNQTFKDFEFLIIDDGSSDNTDEIVKSFEDGRIVYKKNEHLGRSKALNFGLSFAKYDWISIMDADDIAHPLRFEKQVKSITNFENEICFTDAAFFKEDRILYTLKNNFDNRNINDILALHGHFTNSTFLFNRKHIIKFGGYNENIEVFEDYDLWLRIKNDSRFLFVTDFLQYVRIRNESLTNSNIKNLDKKVYLLQEPYYNDIKYSFGIYGFSEQTKLKAWREFFYGDKKLARVYWNQINFWNLNYRVLIAYILTFLPENILIWFKRKRFRLRLQYWVQKFTTFKGLDKEFKKKLREVS; from the coding sequence ATGAATTTTGCAATTACTGTTTTGATGACAACTTATAATTGTGGCAAATACATTTCTCAGGCGATAAAAAGTATTTTAAACCAGACATTCAAGGATTTTGAATTTTTAATTATTGATGACGGATCAAGTGATAATACTGATGAAATTGTAAAATCATTTGAAGATGGAAGGATTGTATATAAAAAAAATGAGCATTTGGGCAGAAGCAAAGCACTAAATTTTGGATTATCATTTGCAAAATACGATTGGATTTCTATTATGGATGCTGATGATATTGCTCATCCATTAAGATTTGAAAAGCAAGTCAAATCTATCACTAACTTTGAAAACGAAATCTGCTTTACTGATGCTGCATTTTTTAAAGAAGACCGAATTCTCTATACATTAAAAAATAATTTTGATAACCGAAATATAAATGACATACTTGCCTTACACGGTCATTTTACTAATTCAACTTTTCTGTTCAACAGAAAACATATTATTAAGTTTGGCGGGTATAATGAAAATATTGAAGTCTTTGAAGATTATGATTTATGGTTAAGGATTAAAAATGATAGCAGATTCTTATTTGTAACAGACTTTTTACAATATGTTAGAATAAGAAATGAATCTTTGACAAATTCAAATATTAAAAATTTAGATAAGAAAGTTTATTTACTTCAAGAACCATATTACAATGATATAAAATACTCTTTTGGTATATATGGGTTTTCTGAACAAACTAAGTTAAAAGCTTGGAGGGAGTTTTTTTACGGTGACAAAAAACTTGCCAGGGTTTATTGGAATCAGATAAATTTTTGGAATTTAAACTATCGTGTACTTATCGCATATATTTTAACCTTTTTACCAGAAAATATTTTAATTTGGTTCAAACGGAAAAGATTCCGACTTCGACTTCAATACTGGGTTCAAAAATTTACTACATTCAAAGGCTTAGATAAAGAGTTCAAGAAAAAATTAAGAGAAGTTTCTTGA
- a CDS encoding glycosyltransferase family 2 protein — MNDKPLVTVNILSFNRKDELRNTLTKVYEQDYKNIEVIVVDNSSSDGSAEMVKNEFPSVRLIQMEKNVGIAGWNEGFKVAKGEYVLVLDDDSYPDRNALLQVVNILLEKNKVGIVALNIFDKSRNIYETKDFSPPFKDFIGCGVLIRKSCIDEIGGFDNRFFIYAHETDFSIRLLNAGYLIDYCDEAIAYHRNLVAAGSKPAFSKYRFVYQSLSYVKLINKYLQPEQIKKYKRKLLLNRFLVALYFCMLKDFIKLLKLISKELPDNQRVFINQEIISLYNFNVEIFSRYYFNRLFQYQPRKYYPFLYLKTLFSPLARKKLLLE, encoded by the coding sequence ACACTTTGACTAAAGTTTATGAACAGGACTATAAAAACATAGAAGTTATAGTTGTAGATAATTCCTCAAGTGATGGAAGCGCAGAAATGGTTAAAAATGAATTCCCGTCAGTGCGGCTAATACAAATGGAAAAGAATGTTGGCATCGCCGGCTGGAATGAAGGTTTTAAAGTTGCCAAAGGAGAATATGTTTTAGTTTTAGATGATGATAGTTATCCGGATAGAAATGCTTTATTACAAGTTGTTAATATTTTGCTTGAAAAAAATAAAGTCGGCATAGTTGCCTTAAATATTTTTGATAAAAGTAGAAATATTTATGAGACAAAAGATTTTTCTCCACCTTTTAAAGATTTTATTGGCTGTGGAGTATTAATAAGAAAGAGTTGTATAGATGAGATTGGTGGATTTGATAATAGATTTTTTATTTACGCTCATGAAACAGACTTTTCAATTCGACTTTTAAATGCAGGATATTTAATTGACTATTGTGATGAAGCGATTGCTTATCATAGGAATTTAGTTGCCGCTGGTTCTAAGCCTGCTTTTAGTAAGTATAGGTTTGTCTATCAAAGTTTAAGTTATGTTAAATTAATAAATAAATATCTTCAACCTGAACAAATCAAAAAATACAAAAGGAAATTATTATTGAATAGGTTTCTGGTTGCATTATACTTTTGTATGCTAAAAGATTTCATCAAGCTATTGAAATTAATAAGTAAAGAATTACCAGATAATCAAAGAGTGTTTATTAACCAAGAAATTATAAGTTTGTATAACTTTAATGTGGAAATATTCAGTCGATACTACTTCAATAGACTTTTTCAATATCAACCAAGGAAGTATTATCCATTTTTATATCTGAAAACACTATTTTCTCCACTTGCAAGAAAGAAATTATTACTCGAATAA